One genomic region from bacterium encodes:
- the csm2 gene encoding type III-A CRISPR-associated protein Csm2 produces MDKIIEEGQKQIKRCLQSGIDKEIHDYAERLGKYFRTASKIEHSPGSRIRLPLDHLRRLSQGMIPEADFNSELDLLKAEFIYAASQTETEEKGFQEFVSLINFGLDELLSEHKSFQGVRNLTWFLEAVLAYHYA; encoded by the coding sequence ATGGATAAGATCATAGAGGAAGGGCAAAAACAAATTAAAAGATGTTTACAGTCCGGAATAGATAAAGAAATCCACGACTATGCGGAGAGGCTGGGTAAATATTTCAGGACTGCCTCAAAGATAGAGCACTCACCTGGTAGCCGGATTCGTCTCCCTTTAGACCATCTTAGACGATTAAGTCAGGGAATGATTCCGGAGGCTGATTTTAACTCTGAGCTTGACCTTCTAAAAGCAGAGTTTATCTATGCTGCTTCTCAGACAGAGACAGAGGAGAAAGGATTTCAAGAATTCGTTTCCCTGATTAATTTTGGACTGGACGAACTTTTATCCGAACATAAATCATTCCAGGGAGTGCGAAACTTGACCTGGTTCTTGGAAGCTGTTTTAGCCTATCATTATGCGTA